The following coding sequences are from one Vicinamibacterales bacterium window:
- a CDS encoding MIP family channel protein: MSRHLARELLAEALGTFVLIAFGVGVVAQTVLSASANGSYLAINLGWGIGVTLGVLVAGGVSGAHLNPAVTIALAAHRGLPWRKVLPYALAQTLGAFAAAAVVYVTYREAFAAFDGGVRQIAGAHGTAGIFATYPQAFLSLGGGLVDQVVGTALLIIGVFAIGDARNVAVPGWLGPLLVGLLVVGIGVSFGFNAGYAINPARDFGPRLFTALAGWGSGVFGASGGWWWVPIVGPVVGAVLGGAVYDACVTRLHTGGPSR, translated from the coding sequence ATGTCCCGACATCTCGCACGTGAACTGCTCGCCGAGGCCCTGGGCACGTTCGTCCTGATCGCCTTCGGCGTCGGCGTCGTCGCCCAGACGGTGCTGAGCGCCAGCGCGAACGGCAGCTATCTCGCGATCAACCTGGGATGGGGCATCGGCGTGACGCTCGGCGTGCTGGTCGCCGGCGGCGTGTCGGGCGCCCACCTCAATCCCGCCGTGACCATCGCGCTGGCCGCCCATCGAGGACTGCCGTGGCGCAAGGTGCTCCCGTATGCGCTCGCCCAGACGCTCGGCGCGTTCGCGGCGGCCGCCGTGGTCTACGTGACCTACCGCGAGGCCTTCGCGGCCTTCGACGGCGGCGTGCGCCAGATCGCGGGCGCGCACGGGACCGCCGGCATCTTCGCCACCTACCCGCAGGCGTTCCTGTCGCTCGGCGGCGGGCTCGTGGATCAGGTGGTGGGGACGGCGCTGCTCATCATCGGCGTCTTCGCGATCGGCGACGCCAGGAACGTCGCGGTGCCCGGCTGGCTCGGGCCGCTCCTGGTCGGCCTGCTCGTCGTCGGCATCGGCGTGTCGTTCGGCTTCAACGCCGGCTACGCGATCAACCCGGCGCGCGACTTCGGACCGCGTCTCTTCACGGCCCTGGCCGGCTGGGGCTCCGGCGTCTTCGGCGCGTCCGGCGGCTGGTGGTGGGTGCCGATCGTCGGTCCGGTCGTCGGCGCCGTGCTCGGCGGCGCCGTCTACGACGCCTGCGTGACGCGGCTGCACACGGGAGGGCCGTCGCGATGA
- a CDS encoding metallophosphoesterase: MRLWATSDLHVGFAANRRAVDALADHGDDWLILAGDTGDTLAQLQSVLDVVTRRFATVIWTPGNHDLWTPRQWPDARRGVAHYERLVEACRAAGVLTPEDPYAVWPATGHVIAPTFTLYDYSFGPAWTTPDEAVAWAAETGVTCADELLLSAAPHPSRAAWCAARVAASESRLAEVAPGTRIVLVNHFALRPDLAVLPRVPRFTIWCGSVRTADWHVRFPIDVVVSGHLHMRSTRWRDGVRFEEVSLGYPAQWNPRKDVNAYLRPILPPQPAGDRWEREDVVIRYP; this comes from the coding sequence ATGAGGCTGTGGGCGACCAGTGACCTGCACGTCGGATTCGCGGCGAACCGGCGCGCCGTCGACGCGCTCGCCGACCACGGCGACGACTGGCTGATCCTGGCCGGCGACACGGGCGACACCCTGGCCCAGCTGCAGTCCGTGCTCGACGTCGTGACGCGGCGGTTCGCGACCGTGATCTGGACGCCCGGGAATCACGACCTGTGGACCCCGCGCCAGTGGCCGGACGCGCGCCGCGGCGTCGCCCACTACGAGCGCCTCGTCGAGGCGTGCCGCGCCGCCGGCGTCCTCACGCCCGAAGATCCCTACGCGGTGTGGCCGGCGACGGGCCACGTGATCGCGCCGACCTTCACGTTGTACGACTACTCGTTCGGGCCTGCCTGGACGACGCCGGACGAGGCCGTCGCGTGGGCGGCCGAGACCGGCGTGACGTGCGCCGACGAGCTCCTGCTCTCGGCGGCGCCGCATCCCTCGCGGGCCGCCTGGTGCGCCGCGCGGGTCGCGGCGTCGGAATCCCGCCTGGCGGAAGTGGCACCTGGCACGCGGATCGTCCTCGTCAACCACTTCGCGCTGCGGCCCGACCTGGCCGTGCTGCCGCGCGTGCCGCGCTTCACGATCTGGTGCGGGTCGGTGCGCACGGCGGACTGGCACGTTCGCTTCCCCATCGACGTGGTCGTGTCCGGACACCTCCACATGCGCTCCACGCGGTGGCGCGACGGCGTCCGCTTCGAAGAGGTGTCGCTCGGCTATCCCGCCCAATGGAACCCCCGGAAGGACGTGAACGCGTACCTCCGTCCCATCCTGCCCCCGCAGCCGGCGGGCGACCGCTGGGAACGTGAGGACGTGGTGATTCGCTATCCGTGA
- a CDS encoding 4'-phosphopantetheinyl transferase superfamily protein — MSRETLQGSVQVVTVETAEADETLVATLHARLSADEQARAARFVRAADRRTYVIAHALVRVTLSDHASSPPEAWRFRTGVHGRPEIAAPPAHAEDLVFSLSHTTGLAAVAVARRRLVGVDVEEVNRTVSERVAEAQFAPAEVEALRALPPDERRRAFFDYWTLKEAYVKACGHGLTLPLDGFAFTLADGRPPAVAFADGVDRAGRWQFELSWPTPAHRLAVAVEREGPDLPIAWRVTTAEALSR, encoded by the coding sequence GTGTCGAGAGAGACGCTCCAGGGTTCGGTGCAGGTCGTGACGGTGGAGACGGCGGAGGCCGACGAGACGCTGGTGGCGACGCTCCATGCCAGGCTGTCGGCCGACGAGCAGGCCAGGGCGGCGCGGTTCGTGCGCGCGGCGGACCGCCGGACCTACGTCATCGCCCACGCCCTGGTGCGCGTCACGCTCTCCGACCACGCGTCGAGCCCACCGGAGGCATGGCGGTTCCGGACCGGCGTCCACGGACGTCCCGAGATCGCGGCGCCGCCCGCCCACGCCGAGGACCTGGTCTTCTCGCTGTCCCACACGACCGGACTCGCGGCGGTCGCCGTCGCGCGGCGGCGGCTGGTCGGCGTGGACGTCGAGGAGGTGAACCGCACCGTCTCGGAGCGGGTGGCGGAGGCGCAGTTCGCGCCCGCCGAGGTCGAGGCGCTCCGGGCGCTGCCGCCCGACGAGCGGCGGCGGGCCTTCTTCGACTACTGGACGCTGAAGGAGGCGTACGTGAAGGCGTGCGGACACGGGCTGACCCTGCCGCTCGATGGCTTCGCTTTCACGCTGGCCGACGGGCGGCCGCCGGCCGTCGCCTTCGCCGACGGCGTCGATCGCGCCGGGCGCTGGCAGTTCGAGCTCTCGTGGCCAACCCCCGCGCACCGCCTCGCCGTCGCCGTCGAGCGCGAAGGTCCGGACCTGCCGATCGCGTGGCGGGTGACGACGGCCGAGGCCCTCAGCCGATGA